GAGTTCCACCAACCGCTGCTAAGGTATTATGACAATTTGTCAGTACATAAGGTATTGGAAATTTCTCCAATCCACTTGCCTTTGCTGTCTGCACTATTCCTACATAGGTTATATCATGAGAAGTCATAGAGTCAAATTTTAACTTTAACTTATCCATATTTCCTGATGTATTGTGCTTTTCTAATATTGAGTACGCCATTGTATTTTTTCTAGCTTTTTCTTTTGATATATTTTTTAACTCAGCATGATTTTCTTCTGCTAAGATTTCTTTCCCGTTTATTAGGTAAACTCCTGAATCATACAGTTTTATCATGTCTCTCCCCCTAATGAACCTTATTTTTTGGGCTCTGAAGAGGGTTAATAATAACCCTCTGCCATAAACCTAATTAAAGCACTGGAATTGCTCCAGTTATTATGAATACAAGAATATATAGTACGAAAGCTGGAAGTCCTACTGCCAAAATTGCTTTCTGATAATCTGCAAAATCTGTTTCTGTTCTGTCAACAAGTATATAAATCCATGCAATAAGTGGTGTTGCGTAGTAAGTTGCTAACGGAATCATAGCTCCTACACCCATTGCAATTGCTGGGACTCCAAAACCGGCAGCAACCTTTGCAAGTACTGGAAGTATCCCAAAGTAATATCCATCTGAGCTTAAGAAAATAAGTCCTGGAATACCTAGAATAGCTGTAAAAATAGGAATTAGATTACCCATACTAGCTGGAACTAAATTTCCTAAGCTTGTCGCAATACCTGTTCCCATACCGCTTCCATTTAAAATTCCCATAAAGAATCCTGAAGCAATTATCATTGCAGCAGCTGGCATTCCCTCTTCAAGAGCACCTGCTAGTCTTTCTTTTTGATATTTAAAATCAAAACCATAGTTAACTACAAGCGCTACAGCTAAACCAATCAAGAATAATAGAGCACTATTTGCAATTCCTGCTATTAGCATGTACATAATTACAATAGTACATATTAAGTTAAACCAGAATGCCTTTGGCCTTTTAAGTTCTGGGTCGTTATTTCTAACAGCATCGTACATTTTCTCCATATCAGCAGCAGCAATTTGAGCTGCGGTGGTTGGATTGTAACCTAACCTTGCTCTTTCTTTTTTACCAATGAAGTATGCCACTACAACAGCATAAATCATAACTACTGCCATTCCTGGAAGAAGTTTTGGGAATAACTCTGTTACGTCTAAGCTTAAAGCAGATAATACTCTTGCTAGAGGTCCTCCCCATGGGGTCATATTAAATACTGAGGTAGGCAGAGCAATAAGTATTGCAAGATATATACCCTTTATTTTGAATTGCCTATATAGAGGCATAAAAGCAGCAGTTGTTATAAGTACTGTTGAAGTTCCGTCACCGTCAAGTGATACCATAGCAGCAGTAAGTGTAGAAGCTACAATTATCTTAAGCGGGTCTCCCTTAACTAACTTTATTATTCCTATTACTAATGGATCAAATAATCCTACCTGCATCATTAAAGTAAAATAACTGCAGGCAAACAAAACCATTAATGCTGATCTCATTGTTCCTGGAGATACTTTTCCTTTATCTCCAACCTTATAGAATACCCCTTCATAAATCCAATCAAAGATTTTTACTGGTGGTATATTTGCAATTAAGCAGTAAACAATACCAAATATTATTGGTACAACAATCAACGCTACATATGGACTAAGTAATTTTTTATAGATTGCTAAAATAAAAACAAGTATGAGTATAGCACCTATCAATGTTGCCATTTTTTCCACTCCCCCAACTCCAACTTTTATTTGTTAAATAAAATATTATTTTTCATATTCCGCAGCAAATGTTAGTTTTTCTAGGGCCCTTAGAAAATGTATAACGTTTACTGTAGGTGTACAAGTTAAGTATAGAAGAATCCTGTCGAATATTCCAATTCTTTATTTTTATATTTTTCATAGCTTGTATCTATAATTTCATGCCAAATATAAAACATATATCAATATTTTATGTTATAATTAGTTAAAGTTTTATCGGATGGGATGTGATTTTATTGGAATTTAAAGATATTGAATATGCTCTTGCAATATCTAAATATCGGCATATTACAAAAGCAGCTGAATCACTTTATATAACTCAGCCTACATTAAGTACCTATATAAAAAACATGGAAAAAAGATTAGATATTGCACTCTTTAAACGTGAAGGAAATAAGATAGACTTAACCTATGAAGGTGAAATATTTATAGAAAACGGCATGAAAATACTTCAGCAGAGAGATGATCTTCTTAACAAGTTAAATGAATCCATCCACTCTGAAAAAGGAAGGTTAAAATTATCTATACCAATACTTAGAGGCAGCTATTTAATCCCAGCAATCCTCCCTATATTTCATAAGAAGTATCCAAATGTAGAAATCATCTTGTCTGAAGCTACGTCCTCGGAAGTTGAAAAAAATGTTAAGAATGGTGTAAGTGATTTAGTTATTTTTAATAAACCCTTTCGTAAGCTTTCTCTTCAGTATGAGACTATCCATAAAGAGGAACTTCTGCTTATCATGAATAAAAATCATCCTTTAGCAAACATGGGTATTACCTGTGAAGGTCTACAATATCCCTGGATTGATATAAAGCTTTGTAAGGACGAGCCTTTTATAATACAGTTTCCTAACCAGCATACAGGTGAAGTAGAAAGGCATATCTTTAAGCAGGCAGGCATAAATCCAAAAATAGCACTGGAAACAAAGAACATTGAAGCTTCTGTTCGTCTTGCCAGCTTAGGCTATGGATTAACCTTTGTTTCTGAAAGTCATATTAAACATATAACTTTACCTCAAGGTACTCTATTTTTTTCGGTAGGTAATCCCACTACAACTATGGAGGTAGTTGCTGCTTACGTAGACAAGCATGCTTTATCCAAATACGCACGAGAGTTTATTAAAATCTCAAAGGAATGCTTAAGCAAGTAACTTTTCAATATAAAGCTTTAGAAATATAATTAAAGTATATAATATTTATAGATTTAATCTATATGAAACATCACTTTTACTTTGGAGGTTTAAAATGGACTTACATTATTTGTGGCTATTTTACAAGGTTGCAAAGAACAAAAGCTTTTCAAAGGCTGCTGAGGAGTTGACGCTAAGCCAGCCTACTATTTCAATGCAGGTAAAAAAACTTGAAGCAGAGCTTGGTATAAACTTATTTGACAGATTTGGAAAGAACATTTATTTAAGCCGAGATGGAGAGTTTGTTTACAGCTATGCAGAGAAAATCTTTGAGACAGTAAAGGAATTGGAAGATCATATTGCCGCTCAAAAGGGAAAAATAATCGGAAATGTTCATATTGGTGCAAGCAATACTCCTGGGGTTCATATTCTTCCGAATTTACTTGGAGTATTCAAGAAGAACTATCCTGATATTACCACGCACCTGCATATAAGAAACACTCAAGATATTTTAAATATGATAATAACAAATCAAGTAGACTTTGCAATTGTTGGTGGAAAGTACGAGTATAAAAAAACCTTAAAGACTAAAAAATTATTTGATGACTCTATCATTCTCATTGGTTCTCCAGAAAATTCTTTAACTCAGAAGGATAGTATACTGCCTGAAGAGTTAATAGAACAGCCCTTTATAACTCACGAAGTGAACTCAAATCTTTACTATGCTGCAGAAGATATTATAAAAAATGACCTTAAGGTACCTTTTAAAACCTCTATGACACTTGGGAATATAACTGCAATAAACAATGCTGTAGCAGCAAATTT
The genomic region above belongs to Clostridium swellfunianum and contains:
- a CDS encoding citrate:proton symporter; translated protein: MATLIGAILILVFILAIYKKLLSPYVALIVVPIIFGIVYCLIANIPPVKIFDWIYEGVFYKVGDKGKVSPGTMRSALMVLFACSYFTLMMQVGLFDPLVIGIIKLVKGDPLKIIVASTLTAAMVSLDGDGTSTVLITTAAFMPLYRQFKIKGIYLAILIALPTSVFNMTPWGGPLARVLSALSLDVTELFPKLLPGMAVVMIYAVVVAYFIGKKERARLGYNPTTAAQIAAADMEKMYDAVRNNDPELKRPKAFWFNLICTIVIMYMLIAGIANSALLFLIGLAVALVVNYGFDFKYQKERLAGALEEGMPAAAMIIASGFFMGILNGSGMGTGIATSLGNLVPASMGNLIPIFTAILGIPGLIFLSSDGYYFGILPVLAKVAAGFGVPAIAMGVGAMIPLATYYATPLIAWIYILVDRTETDFADYQKAILAVGLPAFVLYILVFIITGAIPVL
- a CDS encoding LysR family transcriptional regulator; its protein translation is MEFKDIEYALAISKYRHITKAAESLYITQPTLSTYIKNMEKRLDIALFKREGNKIDLTYEGEIFIENGMKILQQRDDLLNKLNESIHSEKGRLKLSIPILRGSYLIPAILPIFHKKYPNVEIILSEATSSEVEKNVKNGVSDLVIFNKPFRKLSLQYETIHKEELLLIMNKNHPLANMGITCEGLQYPWIDIKLCKDEPFIIQFPNQHTGEVERHIFKQAGINPKIALETKNIEASVRLASLGYGLTFVSESHIKHITLPQGTLFFSVGNPTTTMEVVAAYVDKHALSKYAREFIKISKECLSK
- a CDS encoding LysR family transcriptional regulator — its product is MDLHYLWLFYKVAKNKSFSKAAEELTLSQPTISMQVKKLEAELGINLFDRFGKNIYLSRDGEFVYSYAEKIFETVKELEDHIAAQKGKIIGNVHIGASNTPGVHILPNLLGVFKKNYPDITTHLHIRNTQDILNMIITNQVDFAIVGGKYEYKKTLKTKKLFDDSIILIGSPENSLTQKDSILPEELIEQPFITHEVNSNLYYAAEDIIKNDLKVPFKTSMTLGNITAINNAVAANLGISLVPFTSAKHHLEKGMVKKISVENKIWTYPFYIVYYRDKILNLPTKLLIKTIGEKINDFI